The Henckelia pumila isolate YLH828 chromosome 2, ASM3356847v2, whole genome shotgun sequence genome includes a window with the following:
- the LOC140877883 gene encoding uncharacterized protein, translated as MKLFVYKKNDRQKVSVVCNVSGCAWKIYASKYKEDGTFGIRKCCLQHVCEEENLRRRVHPKADSVWVANIVKDKLRCEPSYRPSAIVRDIHKEYGVELMYHTAWMDKEISMHQLYGTEKGCFDKLRWYCDALKQTNPGSWVDCDVDEMNKFRRLFISLHACIVGFVKGCRPLIFLDGTHIKNKFKGCILSVMTKDANDDLFTLAFAVVEVENDANWKWFCLKLRGVLKIQNCVVFSQFTLFSDRHSGLVKAIPNIFTGSHHVYCLRHLVDNFRTQVLKKYPLNNKKYWESKFQKAAYATMESQFIVHWIWETGVAHVEFRKLMGSLVNICQSNPTFDINTDLPHSNGNIIRPPDV; from the exons ATGAAATTGTTTGTGTATAAGAAAAATGACAGACAAAAGGTTTCCGTTGTTTGTAATGTCAGTGGTTGTGCATGGAAAATATATGCATCCAAATATAAGGAAGATGGAACATTTGGAATTAGAAAATGTTGTCTTCAGCACGTATGTGAAGAGGAAAATCTTCGGAGAAGAGTCCATCCAAAGGCTGATTCTGTTTGGGTGGCAAATATTGTCAAAGATAAATTGAGATGTGAACCATCATATCGACCGTCTGCAATTGTAAGAGATATTCATAAGGAATATGGTGTTGAATTGATGTATCATACTGCATGGATGGACAAGGAAATATCAATGCATCAACTTTATGGGACAGAGAAAGGATGTTTTGATAAATTGAGGTGGTATTGTGATGCTTTGAAACAAACAAATCCTGGTAGTTGGGTTGATTGCGACGTTGATGAAATGAACAAGTTTCGACGACTTTTTATCTCTTTACATGCATGTATTGTTGGATTTGTTAAGGGATGCAGACCATTGATTTTTTTAGATGGAAcacatattaaaaataaattcaaaggaTGCATACTAAGTGTCATGACAAAAGATGCTAATGATGACCTATTCACTTTAGCATTTGCGGTAGTGGAGGTTGAGAATGATGCTAACTGGAAATGGTTCTGTTTAAAGTTGAGGGGTGTCTTGAAAATACAAAATTGTGTAGTTTTCTCACAGTTCACATTATTTTCTGATAGACACAGTGGTCTTGTTAAGGCAATCCCCAATATATTTACCGGTAGTCACCATGTATATTGTTTGCGACACTTGGTGGATAATTTTCGCACGCAG gttTTGAAGAAGTAtccattgaacaacaaaaaATATTGGGAATCTAAATTCCAAAAAGCAGCGTACGCGACAATGGAGAGTCAGTTTATTGTTCAT TGGATTTGGGAAACTGGAGTTGCTCATGTAGAATTTAGAAAATTAATGGGATCCCTTGTAAACAT TTGTCAATCCAATCCCACATTCGACATCAATACTGATTTACCACATTCTAATGGTAATATAATTAGACCGCCGGATGTCTGA
- the LOC140877882 gene encoding uncharacterized protein encodes MTSLFFPTLFLTFYTLIYVVIGYGHGSTCRSFCGNLTIDYPFALGPGCGHSGFRELLFCINDVLMLHISSGSYRVLDIDYAYETLVLHDPHMSNCDSLVWGGRGNGFVVEPWRAVHLTPTSDNVFMLLGCSTRSPLFQGFPVKHMFCQNVSGLGCEEYYGCPAWNMFGPRQLGPAYGSGPPDCCATSFHAVKAVNLSGLDCQGYSSAYSLAPLKVGRPRGWAYGIQVKYSLQRNGSFCWACEATGGSCGYDIDKYTDLCMCGGWNSTTNCDSVSSAASHRTIWHSIVALAVFSMSTIIGRN; translated from the exons ATGACTTCCCTCTTCTTCCCCACTCTGTTTCTAACATTTTACACACTGATTTACGTAGTCATCGGCTATGGTCATGGCAGCACATGCAGGTCATTTTGCGGGAATCTCACCATCGATTACCCTTTCGCCCTTGGACCAGGTTGTGGCCATTCCGGCTTCCGAGAACTCTTGTTTTGCATCAACGACGTCTTGATGTTGCACATTAGTTCTGGTTCATACCGCGTgttggatattgattatgcatACGAGACACTAGTGTTACATGACCCTCACATGTCCAATTGTGACTCCCTAGTATGGGGAGGCCGAGGTAACGGATTCGTGGTCGAGCCATGGCGGGCCGTGCACTTAACCCCGACATCCGACAACGTGTTCATGCTACTTGGCTGCTCGACCCGCTCCCCGCTCTTCCAAGGCTTTCCGGTCAAGCACATGTTTTGTCAAAATGTGTCGGGACTAGGGTGCGAGGAGTATTACGGGTGCCCGGCATGGAACATGTTCGGTCCGAGACAATTGGGCCCAGCCTATGGATCGGGCCCTCCTGATTGTTGCGCGACGTCGTTCCATGCCGTCAAGGCCGTGAATCTTTCCGGGCTGGACTGCCAGGGGTACAGCAGTGCGTATAGCTTGGCCCCGTTGAAAGTGGGCAGGCCGAGAGGATGGGCCTATGGTATTCAGGTGAAgtattctttgcaaaggaatggGTCCTTTTGTTGGGCCTGCGAAGCCACCGGTGGATCCTGTGGCTATGATATTGATAAATATACAGATTTATGCATGTGTGGTGGCTGGAACTCAACGACTAATTGTGATTCAG TGTCCTCTGCTGCATCCCACAGAACAATTTGGCATTCAATTGTTGCATTAGCAG TGTTTTCCATGAGTACAATTATTGGGAGAAATTAG